The following are from one region of the Plasmodium gaboni strain SY75 chromosome 12, whole genome shotgun sequence genome:
- a CDS encoding putative mitochondrial ribosomal protein L23 precursor: MFLSFVRYTPPKTPRNVFFPWHTFCIHKSGSFLEKNRLALRVPINLTKFEIREYLRKIYNAKVIKVNTLIKIPERRRNLTDHRFNYYRNGPRYKKAIITLEHEVPDSVKMIQSCKNIGRNPYITKKNITYGVRSDIKIKPTRSQLWHMGECRYSWRLPLTNLLSDYNMNLNPDLRIDEEYVQLAPDPTKPFMHSGISSQTVKPNNVPKQTFPHIDLTPWRRQVKKIYDSGTLAPPESFPVTYNEKETIEYSKENKNVKKSSSSKWKPPS; encoded by the exons atgTTTTTGAGCTTTGTTCGTTATACTCCTCCTAAAACTCCAAGAAATGTATTTTTTCCTTGGCACACATTTTGTATTCACAAGTCAGGTAGTTTTTTAGAAAAGAACAGATTGGCTTTAAGAGTTCCTATAAATTTAACAAAATTTGAAATACGAGAatatttaagaaaaatatataatgcAAAAGTAATAAAGGTGAATACATTAATAAAGATACCTGAGCGACGACGTAATTTAACAGATCATAgatttaattattatagAAATGGACcaagatataaaaaagcTATTATTACATTAGAACATGAAGTACCAGATAGTGTTAAAATGATACAGTcatgtaaaaatataggTAGAAATCcatatataacaaaaaaaaatattacatatgGTGTTAGAAGtgatattaaaattaaacCAACACGATCTCAACTTTGGCATATGGGTGAATGTAGATATTCCTGGAGATTACCATTAACAAATTTATTATCTGACtataatatgaatttaAATCCAGATTTAAGAATTGATGAAGAATATGTTCAATTAGCACCTGACCCGACGAAACCATTTATGCATTCAGGGATTTCATCTCAAACGGTTAAACCGAATAATGTTCCAAAACAAACATTTCCTCAT ATCGATTTAACCCCTTGGAGAAGACAAGTCAAGAAAATTTACGACTCAGGTACTTTGGCCCCTCCAGAATCTTTTCCAGTTACTTATAACGAAAAAGAAACAATTGAATATTCaaaggaaaataaaaatgtcAAAAAATCGTCAAGTAGTAAATGGAAACCACCTTCATAA